A stretch of Saccharothrix texasensis DNA encodes these proteins:
- a CDS encoding enoyl-CoA hydratase/isomerase family protein, which translates to MSAPTTIDADLLERGGVRLVVDGPRATITLDRPDVLNAQTPSTWVALRTIGEQLGPDVRVVVVRGSGRAFSAGLDRRMFTGAPVEGEPGLPEITRRGPEAGAALIAEFQEGFRWLRDPARVTIAAVRGHAIGAGFQLALACDFRVAADDVKFCMAETSLGLVPDLGGTLPLVRLVGYSRAAEICLTGRRVGAEEAVRIGLATSVVPADGLDGAVDALVGQLLQPMPGAVRETLALLASAADGASEDDQLRAEREAQLRRLAELSALAGGQT; encoded by the coding sequence ATGTCGGCACCGACCACCATCGACGCCGACCTGCTGGAACGCGGAGGCGTGCGGCTCGTCGTGGACGGACCGCGCGCGACGATCACGCTCGACCGTCCCGATGTGCTCAACGCGCAGACGCCGTCGACCTGGGTGGCGTTGCGGACGATCGGGGAACAGCTGGGCCCGGACGTCCGCGTCGTGGTCGTCCGGGGTTCCGGTCGCGCCTTCTCCGCAGGGCTCGACCGGCGCATGTTCACGGGCGCCCCGGTGGAGGGCGAACCGGGTCTGCCGGAGATCACGCGACGGGGACCCGAAGCAGGCGCCGCGCTGATCGCGGAGTTCCAAGAGGGCTTCCGCTGGCTGCGCGACCCGGCTCGGGTGACGATCGCCGCGGTGCGCGGGCACGCCATCGGCGCGGGCTTCCAGCTCGCGTTGGCGTGCGACTTCCGCGTGGCCGCCGACGACGTCAAGTTCTGCATGGCCGAGACGTCGCTCGGCCTGGTGCCCGACCTCGGCGGCACGCTGCCCCTGGTGCGCCTGGTCGGGTACTCGCGCGCGGCCGAAATCTGCCTGACCGGGCGCCGGGTAGGCGCCGAGGAGGCAGTGCGAATCGGCCTCGCGACCTCCGTCGTGCCCGCCGACGGACTGGACGGCGCGGTCGACGCCCTGGTCGGCCAACTACTGCAACCGATGCCCGGCGCTGTGCGGGAGACACTGGCACTGCTGGCGTCGGCCGCCGACGGCGCGTCGGAAGACGACCAACTGCGGGCCGAGCGTGAGGCACAACTGCGCCGACTCGCCGAACTGTCCGCCCTCGCCGGCGGCCAGACCTGA
- a CDS encoding IS110 family transposase, which yields MTSTFGVFLGLDVGKGEHHAVGLDPAGKRLHDAPLPNSEPRLRALFDKLAEHGPLLVVVDQPATIGALPVAVARAAGHKVAYLPGLAMRRIADLYPGRAKTDARDAFVIADAARSLPHTLRPVDVGDDALAELDVLVGFDDDLAGEATRIANRIRGLLTGIHPALERAIGSRISHPAVLEILSRCGGPTGIAKAGRRKLTAIATAHAPRMGDKLVAAIMTALEEQTVTVPGTTAADTVLPRLADSLKTVLLQRKQVAAEVEGILDAHPLAGVLTSMPGIGVRTAARILLEIGDATGSKTSGHLAAYAGIAPVTRSSGSSIKGEHPARTGNRKLKRAFFLAAFAALSDPTSRAYYQRKRDQGKKHNAALICLARRRCDVLFAMLRHKTYYRHPEPAPAPTAA from the coding sequence ATGACCAGCACTTTCGGGGTGTTCCTCGGCCTGGATGTGGGCAAGGGCGAACACCATGCCGTGGGCCTGGACCCCGCCGGGAAGCGGCTGCACGACGCGCCTCTGCCCAACAGTGAACCCAGGCTGCGCGCGTTGTTCGACAAGCTCGCCGAGCACGGGCCGCTGCTGGTGGTGGTCGACCAGCCCGCGACGATCGGCGCGCTGCCGGTCGCGGTCGCCCGGGCGGCCGGCCACAAGGTCGCCTACCTGCCCGGCCTGGCCATGCGCCGCATCGCCGACCTCTACCCCGGCCGCGCGAAAACCGACGCCCGGGACGCCTTCGTCATCGCCGACGCGGCCCGCTCTCTGCCGCACACGCTGCGGCCGGTCGACGTCGGCGACGACGCCCTGGCCGAACTCGACGTGCTGGTCGGCTTCGACGACGACCTGGCCGGCGAGGCCACCCGGATCGCCAACCGCATCCGCGGCCTGCTCACCGGCATCCACCCCGCCCTGGAACGCGCGATCGGCTCCAGGATCAGCCACCCGGCGGTGCTGGAGATCCTGTCCCGCTGCGGCGGCCCGACCGGCATCGCCAAGGCCGGCCGCCGCAAACTCACCGCGATCGCCACCGCCCACGCACCCCGCATGGGCGACAAGCTGGTCGCCGCGATCATGACTGCGCTGGAGGAGCAGACGGTCACCGTCCCGGGCACCACGGCCGCGGACACGGTGCTGCCCCGCCTGGCCGACAGCCTGAAAACGGTTCTCCTGCAACGCAAACAGGTCGCCGCCGAGGTCGAGGGGATACTCGATGCCCACCCTCTCGCCGGGGTCCTGACCTCGATGCCCGGCATCGGCGTCAGGACCGCAGCCCGCATCCTGCTCGAAATCGGCGACGCCACGGGCTCCAAGACCTCCGGGCACCTGGCCGCCTACGCCGGCATCGCCCCGGTCACCCGCAGCTCCGGCTCCTCGATCAAGGGTGAGCACCCGGCGCGCACCGGCAACCGCAAACTCAAACGGGCGTTCTTCCTCGCCGCGTTCGCCGCCCTCTCCGACCCGACCAGCAGGGCCTATTACCAGCGCAAACGCGACCAGGGCAAGAAACACAACGCCGCTCTGATCTGCCTGGCCCGGCGCCGCTGCGACGTGCTGTTCGCCATGCTCCGACACAAGACCTACTACCGGCACCCCGAGCCTGCTCCAGCCCCGACTGCGGCTTGA
- a CDS encoding ABC transporter ATP-binding protein, producing MDGSWGLMRSAMRASDAPTAVRRGTFRRVVGFAGPHRSKLIVFLLLTVVSAVLAVSTPVLAGRVVDAIVGGRDVSVVVWLAVVIAGIAVVDAGLGLVERWQSARIGEGLIHDLRHAVYEHVQRMPIAFFTRTRTGALVSRLNNDVIGAQRAFTSTLSGVVTNVIQLGLSLGVMFTLSWQVTALALVLLPVFVIPARRMGSRMADLQREASTLNAGMTTQMTERFSAPGATLVKLFGRPEAETAEFAERAARVRDIGVRTAMATRWFMTGLTLVSALAQALVYGLGGYLALTGHLAAGTVVSLALLLTRLYSPLTALANARVDVMTALVSFERVFEVLDLKPMIAEPEHPRRVPDGPVSVEFDDVRFAYPAAAEVSLASLESVATLDTRGGREVLHGIRFRAEPGQLVALVGSSGAGKSTIASLVPRLYDVDSGAIRLSDVDVRELAFDSIRHTVGVVTQDGHLFHDTIRANLAYPRPEATEEELWDALRRARLDHLVEALPDGLDTVVGERGYRLSGGERQRLTIARLLLARPRVVILDEATAHLDSESEAAVQVALTEALRGRTALVIAHRLSTIRAADQILVVEDGRVVERGTHAELLAAEGRYAELYRTQFAAAPTSGPTGGSAADMETAV from the coding sequence GTGGACGGTTCCTGGGGATTGATGCGCAGCGCGATGCGGGCGTCGGACGCGCCGACGGCGGTGCGGCGCGGGACGTTTCGGCGGGTGGTGGGGTTCGCGGGGCCGCACCGGTCGAAGCTGATCGTGTTCCTGCTGCTCACGGTCGTGTCGGCGGTGCTCGCGGTCAGTACGCCGGTGTTGGCCGGGCGGGTCGTGGACGCGATCGTCGGCGGCCGGGACGTGTCGGTCGTGGTGTGGTTGGCCGTGGTGATCGCGGGCATCGCGGTGGTGGACGCGGGGCTCGGGTTGGTCGAGCGGTGGCAGTCGGCGCGGATCGGGGAAGGGTTGATCCACGACCTGCGGCACGCCGTGTACGAGCACGTGCAGCGCATGCCGATCGCGTTCTTCACCCGAACGCGCACCGGGGCGTTGGTCAGCCGGCTGAACAACGACGTGATCGGTGCGCAGCGGGCGTTCACGTCGACGCTCTCCGGTGTGGTCACCAACGTCATCCAACTGGGGCTCTCACTGGGCGTGATGTTCACCCTTTCGTGGCAGGTGACCGCGCTCGCCCTGGTGCTCCTGCCCGTCTTCGTGATTCCCGCGCGGCGCATGGGCAGCCGGATGGCGGACCTCCAGCGCGAGGCGTCCACGTTGAACGCGGGCATGACGACCCAGATGACCGAACGGTTCTCCGCGCCGGGCGCGACGCTGGTGAAGCTGTTCGGCCGGCCGGAGGCCGAGACGGCCGAGTTCGCCGAACGGGCCGCGCGCGTCCGCGACATCGGCGTCCGCACCGCGATGGCGACCCGCTGGTTCATGACCGGCCTGACCCTGGTGTCCGCCCTGGCCCAAGCGCTGGTCTACGGCCTCGGCGGCTACCTCGCGCTGACCGGTCACCTGGCGGCGGGCACCGTGGTCTCCCTCGCGCTCCTCCTGACCCGCCTCTACTCGCCGCTCACCGCCCTCGCCAACGCGCGGGTCGACGTGATGACCGCGCTCGTGTCGTTCGAACGGGTCTTCGAAGTCCTCGACCTCAAGCCGATGATCGCCGAGCCGGAGCACCCGCGCCGCGTTCCCGACGGCCCGGTGTCCGTCGAGTTCGACGACGTCCGGTTCGCCTACCCGGCGGCGGCCGAGGTCTCACTGGCCTCACTGGAATCAGTGGCCACATTGGACACCCGCGGTGGTCGGGAAGTGCTGCACGGCATCCGCTTCCGGGCCGAGCCGGGACAGCTCGTGGCGCTCGTCGGGTCGTCGGGCGCGGGCAAGTCGACCATCGCCTCCCTGGTGCCGCGGCTCTACGACGTCGACTCCGGCGCGATCCGGCTGTCCGATGTGGACGTCCGCGAGCTGGCGTTCGACTCGATCCGGCACACCGTCGGCGTCGTCACCCAGGACGGCCACCTGTTCCACGACACGATCCGGGCGAACCTCGCCTACCCGCGGCCGGAGGCGACCGAGGAGGAACTGTGGGACGCGTTGCGCCGCGCCCGCCTGGACCACCTCGTCGAAGCACTGCCCGACGGCCTCGACACCGTGGTCGGCGAGCGCGGCTACCGGCTCTCCGGCGGTGAACGGCAGCGGCTCACCATCGCCCGCCTGCTGCTGGCCCGGCCACGCGTGGTCATCCTGGACGAGGCGACCGCGCACCTGGACTCCGAGTCGGAGGCCGCGGTGCAGGTCGCGCTGACCGAGGCGTTGCGCGGCCGGACCGCGCTGGTCATCGCGCACCGCTTGTCGACGATCCGCGCGGCCGACCAGATCCTGGTCGTGGAGGACGGGCGAGTGGTGGAACGCGGCACGCACGCCGAGCTGCTCGCCGCCGAGGGACGTTACGCCGAGCTGTACCGCACGCAGTTCGCCGCAGCGCCCACCTCGGGGCCGACCGGGGGGTCGGCTGCCGACATGGAGACGGCCGTCTGA